A stretch of DNA from Mycobacteriales bacterium:
CGGGCGACCAGCCCGAGGCGATCGACGCGCTCGAGCGGCGCATCCGGGCGGGTGAGCGCGACATCGTGCTGCTCGGCGCCACCGGCACCGGCAAGTCGGCGACGACCGCGTGGCTGATCGAGCGGCTGCAGCGGCCGACACTGGTCATGGCGCCCAACAAGACGCTGGCCGCCCAGCTCGCCAACGAGCTGCGCGACATGCTGCCGCACAACGCGGTCGAGTACTTCGTCAGCTACTACGACTACTACCAGCCCGAGGCCTACGTTCCGCAGACCGACACCTACATCGAGAAAGACTCCTCGATCAACGAGGAGGTCGAGCGGCTGCGCCACTCGGCGACGATGTCGTTGCTCACCCGGCGCGACGTCGTCGTCGTCGCGTCGGTCTCCTGCATCTACGGGCTCGGCACCCCGCAGGAGTACGTCGACCGGTGCGTGCGGCTGCGGGTCGGCGAGGAGATCGAGCGCGACGTGCTGCTGCGCCGGCTCGTCGACGTGCACTACAACCGCAACGACCTGTCGTTCACCCGCGGCACGTTCCGGGTGCGCGGGGACACGATCGAGGTGTTCCCGGTCTACCAGGAGCTGGCCGTCCGCATCGAGATGTTCGGGGACGAGGTCGAGGCGATCTCGACGTTGCACCCGCTGACCGGCGAGGTG
This window harbors:
- a CDS encoding DEAD/DEAH box helicase family protein translates to MTVTPQKPKLELPRRDGRFEVVSEFAPSGDQPEAIDALERRIRAGERDIVLLGATGTGKSATTAWLIERLQRPTLVMAPNKTLAAQLANELRDMLPHNAVEYFVSYYDYYQPEAYVPQTDTYIEKDSSINEEVERLRHSATMSLLTRRDVVVVASVSCIYGLGTPQEYVDRCVRLRVGEEIERDVLLRRLVDVHYNRNDLSFTRGTFRVRGDTIEVFPVYQELAVRIEMFGDEVEAISTLHPLTGEVVSNDDTMFVFPATHYVAGPERMERAIAGIEAELEDRLAELDKQGKLLEAQRLRMRTTY